A genomic window from Trueperella bialowiezensis includes:
- a CDS encoding cytidine deaminase: MVDVDWQQLKELAIEAMRTAYAPYSGYPVGAAALVDDGRLISGCNVENASTGLGTCAENGLVSALIRSGGGRLVAVSCVNGNEEAVGPCGRCRQILYEHGGPELLVNMPGDGPVPMTTVLPYAFGPTSLGEYSGATSVDLTQTIFD, translated from the coding sequence ATGGTTGATGTCGATTGGCAACAGCTGAAAGAGCTGGCGATTGAAGCGATGCGTACCGCCTATGCGCCCTACTCTGGGTATCCGGTGGGCGCCGCGGCACTGGTTGACGACGGGCGGCTCATCTCGGGGTGCAACGTAGAAAACGCGTCCACCGGGCTGGGCACGTGCGCGGAAAACGGTCTGGTCTCGGCGCTCATCCGCTCGGGTGGAGGGCGGCTTGTCGCCGTCTCCTGTGTCAACGGCAACGAAGAGGCCGTGGGCCCGTGCGGGCGGTGCCGGCAGATTCTTTACGAACACGGCGGCCCGGAGCTTTTGGTCAACATGCCAGGCGACGGCCCGGTACCGATGACCACGGTGCTGCCATACGCTTTTGGGCCGACGTCGCTGGGCGAATACAGCGGCGCTACGAGCGTTGACCTGACTCAGACCATTTTCGATTAA
- a CDS encoding ABC transporter ATP-binding protein — translation MKLELRGITKRFGSLVANDHIDLVVEEGHIHALLGENGAGKSTLMNVLYGLYDADEGEILLDGKPVSFSGPGDAVAAGIGMVHQHFMLIPVFTVAESIALGYEPTKAGGLIDIAKAREIVRDVSARFGFDLDPDALIEDLPVGAQQRVEIVKALSRDAKVLILDEPTAVLTPQETDDLMAIMRQLADNGTSIVFITHKLREVRAVADDITVIRRGKVVGHADPSSTEAELATMMVGRPVMMKVDKEPARVRGEGLSIRNLSAFNDAGSRTLDDITFDVAQGEIVAVAGVQGNGQTELAEVIMGLQEPAAGEITLGGTDITGASVRKAIDAGIGLIPEDRSADGIIATFSVAENLILDQYRYEPFSKGPALRPKAIMDNAHEKVAEYDVRLTSVTDPVSTLSGGNQQKVVVARELSRDLQLLIANQPTRGVDVGSIEFIHKRIVDVRDSGTPVLLVSSELDEVVALADRIVVMYRGRVNGIVPADTPRGALGLMMAGVPQDEALASKEVVNG, via the coding sequence GTGAAACTCGAACTAAGAGGCATCACAAAAAGATTTGGCTCGCTCGTAGCTAACGATCATATTGACCTCGTTGTTGAGGAAGGGCATATTCATGCCCTGCTAGGTGAAAATGGTGCTGGCAAGTCCACGCTCATGAACGTCCTGTACGGCTTGTATGATGCCGACGAGGGCGAGATCCTTCTGGATGGGAAACCGGTTTCTTTTTCCGGGCCGGGCGACGCCGTCGCAGCCGGTATCGGCATGGTTCACCAACATTTCATGCTCATTCCCGTGTTCACCGTGGCAGAGTCGATCGCCCTCGGCTATGAGCCCACGAAGGCTGGCGGCCTTATCGACATCGCTAAGGCACGCGAGATCGTACGCGACGTCTCGGCACGCTTCGGTTTTGACCTTGATCCGGATGCGCTCATCGAAGACCTTCCGGTGGGTGCCCAGCAGCGCGTCGAAATTGTTAAAGCGCTCTCCCGAGACGCGAAAGTTCTTATTTTGGACGAGCCGACTGCCGTGCTCACCCCGCAAGAAACAGACGACCTCATGGCGATCATGCGCCAACTGGCAGACAACGGCACGTCGATCGTGTTCATCACCCATAAACTGCGCGAAGTGCGCGCCGTAGCCGATGACATCACAGTTATCCGCCGCGGCAAAGTGGTCGGCCACGCCGATCCGTCCAGCACCGAAGCCGAGCTTGCCACGATGATGGTGGGCAGGCCAGTCATGATGAAAGTTGATAAGGAACCGGCTCGCGTACGTGGCGAGGGCCTATCGATACGCAACCTGTCCGCATTCAACGACGCCGGAAGCCGCACGCTTGACGACATCACGTTCGATGTCGCCCAGGGCGAGATCGTGGCCGTGGCCGGCGTGCAGGGCAACGGGCAGACGGAACTCGCCGAAGTCATCATGGGCCTGCAAGAGCCTGCAGCTGGAGAAATCACGCTCGGTGGCACTGACATCACCGGAGCGAGCGTACGTAAGGCGATCGACGCCGGGATCGGGCTCATCCCCGAAGACCGCTCTGCCGACGGCATCATTGCCACGTTCTCCGTAGCAGAAAATCTGATCCTAGATCAGTACCGCTACGAGCCCTTCTCGAAAGGGCCGGCACTGCGCCCGAAGGCGATCATGGACAACGCACACGAAAAGGTGGCCGAATACGACGTCCGCCTCACCTCCGTCACCGATCCGGTCTCCACTCTGTCCGGTGGCAACCAGCAAAAGGTCGTCGTCGCCCGCGAACTATCACGAGACCTGCAGCTACTCATTGCGAACCAGCCGACCCGCGGCGTCGACGTCGGCTCAATCGAATTCATTCACAAGCGGATCGTTGACGTGCGCGATTCCGGAACGCCGGTGTTGCTCGTCTCCTCGGAACTCGACGAAGTGGTGGCGCTCGCGGACCGGATCGTGGTCATGTACCGCGGCCGGGTGAACGGCATCGTGCCGGCAGACACTCCGCGAGGAGCGCTCGGCCTCATGATGGCTGGCGTACCGCAAGATGAAGCGTTGGCATCGAAGGAGGTCGTCAATGGCTAA
- a CDS encoding thymidine phosphorylase: MTQFDAVDIIRAKRDGAKLSREQIDWTINAYTTGVMGDEQMAALAMAIFLNGMDREEISQWTGAIIDSGERMDFGSLGKPTADKHSTGGVGDKITLPLAPLVAVYGVAVPQLSGRGLGHTGGTLDKLEAIPGWRADLSNDEIMTQLGEGCGAVICAAGAGLAPADKKLYALRDVTATVDCIPLIASSIMSKKIAEGTDSLVLDVKVGSGAFMKNLEQARELARTMVDLGTDAGVKTTALLTDMSTPLGRKVGNGLEVEESVEVLAGGGPSDVVELTLELARVMLAAAGQPDADVDRALKDGRAMDVWRAMIREQGGDPDAPMPVAKHTHEIVAEASGTVSKLDALAVGVASWRLGSGRPTKNEPVQAAAGIELFAKPGDTVRKGDVLMRFHTDDEYRIERALEALAGGVEIGGQYTPRESVVLDRVD, encoded by the coding sequence ATGACACAGTTCGACGCGGTAGACATCATTCGGGCCAAACGGGACGGCGCGAAGCTTTCCCGCGAGCAGATCGACTGGACGATCAACGCCTACACGACCGGCGTGATGGGCGATGAGCAGATGGCTGCGCTCGCGATGGCGATCTTCTTGAACGGGATGGACCGGGAGGAGATTTCGCAGTGGACGGGCGCCATCATCGATTCGGGCGAGCGAATGGACTTTGGTTCGCTCGGTAAGCCGACTGCTGACAAGCATTCCACCGGCGGGGTGGGGGATAAGATTACCCTCCCGCTGGCACCGCTTGTTGCGGTTTACGGGGTTGCGGTTCCGCAGCTGTCTGGCCGCGGGCTTGGCCATACGGGCGGCACGCTCGACAAACTCGAAGCCATCCCAGGATGGCGGGCAGACCTGTCGAACGATGAGATCATGACTCAGCTGGGTGAAGGCTGCGGCGCAGTCATCTGCGCAGCCGGTGCCGGGCTCGCACCTGCCGATAAGAAGCTCTACGCGCTGCGCGACGTGACCGCCACGGTTGACTGCATTCCGCTCATCGCCTCGTCGATCATGTCGAAGAAGATCGCAGAAGGCACCGATTCGCTCGTGCTCGACGTCAAGGTCGGATCGGGAGCGTTCATGAAGAACCTCGAGCAGGCTCGCGAATTGGCACGCACGATGGTCGATCTGGGCACGGATGCCGGAGTGAAAACCACCGCGCTGCTGACGGACATGTCTACCCCGCTTGGCCGCAAGGTAGGCAACGGACTCGAAGTGGAAGAGTCCGTGGAGGTGTTGGCCGGTGGCGGGCCGTCCGACGTCGTCGAACTCACCCTCGAACTTGCACGGGTGATGTTGGCGGCGGCTGGGCAGCCGGATGCCGACGTCGACCGCGCACTCAAAGATGGCCGGGCGATGGACGTGTGGCGGGCAATGATCCGCGAACAGGGTGGAGATCCGGATGCGCCAATGCCGGTGGCCAAGCACACGCACGAGATTGTAGCCGAGGCTTCTGGCACGGTCTCAAAGCTTGACGCGCTGGCCGTAGGCGTGGCCTCCTGGCGGCTGGGATCGGGCCGGCCGACCAAGAACGAGCCCGTCCAGGCTGCCGCAGGTATCGAGCTGTTCGCCAAGCCTGGCGACACGGTACGCAAGGGCGACGTGCTCATGCGTTTCCACACTGACGACGAGTACCGGATCGAACGCGCCCTCGAAGCTTTAGCCGGGGGAGTAGAGATTGGCGGTCAGTACACGCCGCGTGAGTCCGTGGTGCTGGATCGCGTGGACTAA
- the deoC gene encoding deoxyribose-phosphate aldolase — MMNNVAGMIDHTLLKPEATIDDVVDLINEAKELGTYSVCVSPSMLPLPDEVDLGDLKLCVVVGFPSGAVVSEIKAAESARAVAAGADEIDMVVNLGYVKEHDWDALEYDISVVRDAAPYAVLKVIIESAVLTDEEIVGACKAAKASGADFVKTSTGFHPAGGASTHAVRLMKQTVGEELEVKASGGIRDAATAKEMIAAGATRLGLSSSRAVIEGF; from the coding sequence ATGATGAATAACGTAGCTGGCATGATAGACCACACGTTGCTGAAACCGGAGGCCACGATCGACGACGTCGTGGACCTCATCAACGAAGCGAAAGAACTGGGCACGTATTCGGTGTGCGTATCGCCGTCGATGCTGCCACTTCCAGACGAAGTTGATTTGGGCGATCTGAAACTGTGCGTGGTGGTCGGCTTCCCATCCGGTGCCGTGGTCTCCGAGATCAAAGCCGCCGAATCAGCACGTGCGGTGGCGGCGGGCGCTGACGAGATCGACATGGTGGTCAACCTTGGATACGTCAAGGAACACGACTGGGACGCCCTCGAATACGACATCTCGGTAGTTCGCGACGCCGCTCCCTACGCGGTGCTCAAAGTGATCATCGAATCGGCCGTCCTCACAGATGAGGAGATCGTGGGCGCCTGCAAAGCTGCGAAGGCCTCCGGCGCGGATTTCGTGAAGACCTCCACGGGCTTCCACCCGGCAGGCGGAGCGAGCACTCACGCCGTGCGCCTCATGAAGCAGACGGTGGGCGAGGAGCTCGAGGTGAAGGCCTCGGGCGGGATTCGCGATGCTGCGACTGCGAAAGAAATGATCGCCGCAGGTGCGACCCGCCTTGGCCTTTCTTCCTCGCGTGCCGTGATCGAAGGTTTTTAG
- a CDS encoding mannose-1-phosphate guanylyltransferase, which translates to MIHAIIPAGGAGTRLWPLSRQDHPKFLTDLTGAGRTLIQQTVDRLTLISTDITVVTGAGHKQAVAMQLPEIAQHNIIAEPSPRDSMAAIALAVAVISQRHGDVVVGSFAADHLIRDEAAFHAAVRDAQTAAELGYLVTIGITPDHPATGFGYIWEGEPIDGTQRARAVRQFVEKPDASTAQRYLDTGQYRWNAGMFVAKASVLLGALERFEPELHHGVMEIARAYDTDERAEVLERVWPTLKKIAIDHAIAEPLADDGGVAVVPAEMGWSDVGDFASLFEVTGGDVLTAPGGTSQPVIPVDSAGSLIVTHSKPIAIVGVPGVVVVETEDAILVTTRDKAQGVKDAVSQLPQLGLHHLR; encoded by the coding sequence ATGATCCACGCAATCATCCCAGCAGGTGGGGCTGGCACTCGCCTGTGGCCGCTTTCGCGCCAAGACCATCCCAAGTTCCTCACTGATCTCACGGGCGCTGGCCGTACGCTCATCCAGCAAACCGTGGACCGGCTCACCCTGATCAGCACCGACATCACCGTGGTCACGGGGGCGGGCCACAAGCAGGCGGTGGCTATGCAGCTGCCAGAAATCGCGCAGCACAACATTATTGCTGAGCCTTCACCGCGCGATTCGATGGCGGCTATCGCGCTCGCAGTGGCAGTGATTTCTCAGCGGCACGGCGACGTCGTCGTCGGCTCGTTCGCAGCTGACCACCTGATTCGTGACGAGGCGGCGTTTCACGCGGCCGTACGTGATGCACAGACGGCCGCCGAGCTCGGCTACCTGGTGACGATCGGGATCACCCCTGACCATCCGGCCACGGGCTTTGGCTACATCTGGGAAGGCGAGCCGATCGACGGCACGCAGCGCGCCCGTGCCGTCAGGCAGTTTGTGGAAAAGCCCGATGCCTCGACGGCCCAGCGCTATCTGGACACGGGTCAGTATCGGTGGAATGCTGGCATGTTCGTCGCCAAAGCGAGCGTGCTCCTGGGCGCACTTGAACGATTCGAACCGGAACTCCACCACGGAGTCATGGAGATCGCCCGCGCCTACGACACGGACGAGCGTGCGGAGGTTCTTGAACGCGTGTGGCCTACCTTGAAGAAGATCGCCATCGACCACGCGATCGCCGAACCGTTAGCCGACGACGGCGGAGTAGCCGTAGTCCCAGCTGAGATGGGATGGTCCGACGTCGGCGACTTCGCCTCACTCTTTGAGGTGACGGGCGGTGACGTGCTCACGGCCCCGGGTGGGACCAGCCAACCGGTGATCCCCGTCGACTCTGCGGGCAGCCTTATCGTGACGCACTCCAAACCGATCGCCATCGTCGGAGTGCCGGGTGTCGTCGTCGTTGAAACAGAAGATGCGATTCTCGTCACCACCCGCGATAAAGCGCAAGGTGTCAAGGATGCTGTCTCCCAGTTACCGCAACTGGGATTACATCACCTGAGATGA
- a CDS encoding phospho-sugar mutase, which yields MTDMSALAEYVRSWINADPSPSDREELENLLERATSDDAARTELADRFAGTLQFGTAGLRGQMAAGPNRMNTAVVRRAAAGLTAWLVDTVAADPLVVIGFDARYNSQQFAEDTAAIVTAAGGRALLMPSPLPTPLLAYAVRKLGADAGVMVTASHNPPQDNGYKVYLGGRAAGKDGQGVQIIPPVDGQIAEKIAAAPPANKVPMASGWQVLDNSIVTDYISDTLAAFAPNAPDSATAQNLKIVYTPMHGVGNALVGPLLEQAGFTDVVPVDSQINPDPDFPTVAFPNPEEAGALDEAIATATRVGADIIIASDPDADRCSVAIPADAGWRQLSGDEIGSILGEHVAASGAAGTLASSIVSSQLLEQIARHHGMNYEATLTGFKWIARAAEIAFGYEEAIGFCVLPELVKDKDGVSAALALATIAAKAKAAGGSLQDVLDQLAIRHGVYHTAPVTVRVADLAVIPATMAKIRTAPPTELIGSPVASVEDLANGSGDLPPTDAIRIRTQAGDRVIIRPSGTEPKVKCYLEVIEPVAGPDALADARSAAAERMERFKADVAKLLEL from the coding sequence ATGACTGACATGAGTGCACTGGCCGAATACGTTCGTTCGTGGATCAACGCCGATCCATCGCCGTCGGACCGGGAAGAACTTGAAAACTTATTGGAGCGCGCTACCAGCGACGACGCCGCGCGCACCGAACTCGCTGATCGTTTCGCCGGCACGCTGCAGTTCGGCACTGCCGGCCTGCGTGGCCAGATGGCTGCCGGTCCAAACCGGATGAACACCGCGGTGGTACGCCGGGCGGCGGCCGGGCTCACGGCCTGGCTGGTCGATACGGTAGCGGCCGATCCGCTCGTCGTTATCGGATTCGACGCCCGCTATAATTCCCAGCAGTTCGCCGAAGACACGGCGGCGATCGTGACCGCGGCCGGCGGGCGTGCCCTCCTCATGCCGAGCCCCCTACCCACCCCGCTGCTGGCTTACGCTGTGCGCAAGCTTGGGGCGGATGCGGGCGTCATGGTCACGGCCTCGCATAACCCTCCGCAAGATAACGGCTACAAGGTCTACCTTGGCGGACGCGCGGCTGGTAAAGACGGCCAGGGCGTGCAGATCATCCCACCTGTTGACGGCCAGATCGCCGAGAAAATCGCGGCGGCACCTCCCGCAAACAAGGTGCCGATGGCGAGCGGGTGGCAGGTACTCGATAACTCGATCGTCACCGACTATATCTCTGACACGCTTGCCGCGTTCGCGCCGAACGCTCCCGATTCGGCCACTGCGCAGAATCTTAAGATTGTCTACACGCCGATGCACGGTGTAGGCAATGCCCTCGTTGGCCCGCTGCTCGAGCAGGCCGGGTTTACCGACGTCGTGCCCGTGGACTCGCAGATCAATCCCGATCCGGATTTTCCCACGGTTGCCTTCCCCAACCCGGAAGAAGCCGGCGCACTCGACGAAGCGATTGCCACCGCCACCCGCGTGGGTGCAGACATCATCATCGCTTCTGACCCGGATGCGGACAGGTGCTCGGTAGCCATCCCCGCCGATGCCGGATGGCGCCAGCTCAGCGGCGACGAGATCGGCTCGATCCTGGGTGAACACGTGGCGGCCTCCGGCGCGGCCGGAACACTGGCCTCGTCCATCGTGTCCTCCCAGCTGCTCGAACAGATCGCGCGCCACCACGGCATGAACTATGAAGCCACGCTCACCGGGTTCAAGTGGATTGCCCGCGCTGCTGAGATCGCCTTCGGATATGAGGAAGCGATCGGCTTTTGCGTGCTGCCCGAGCTGGTTAAAGACAAGGACGGCGTATCCGCAGCGCTTGCTCTTGCCACAATCGCGGCGAAGGCCAAGGCTGCGGGCGGCTCACTACAGGATGTGCTCGACCAGCTAGCGATCCGCCACGGCGTCTACCACACTGCACCAGTGACGGTACGCGTGGCTGACCTCGCGGTGATCCCAGCGACCATGGCAAAGATTCGCACTGCACCGCCCACCGAGCTCATCGGCTCGCCTGTGGCATCGGTGGAAGATCTCGCGAACGGAAGCGGAGATCTACCGCCCACCGACGCGATTCGGATCCGCACTCAGGCTGGCGATCGGGTGATTATTCGCCCGTCCGGCACCGAACCGAAAGTCAAGTGCTACCTCGAAGTGATCGAGCCGGTTGCCGGGCCAGATGCGCTCGCTGACGCCCGCAGCGCAGCGGCCGAGCGTATGGAACGGTTCAAGGCCGACGTCGCCAAGCTGCTAGAACTTTAG
- a CDS encoding ABC transporter permease, with amino-acid sequence MSAQTKTNAQIVDQDNVQKRLSFKIPITFALASILLIFFAISADGDTRLRLNDRSQSINIDDITINAPNVLWAFAVIALIGTAWSFFSTFSRGKYGRVGRIIDVVAMIVVGLLTVFAFLIFAGAGSSGAVTVTSTLVSTVAISTPLIFGALSGVVSERVGVINISIEGELLAGAFAGVMAASFFQNAYVGLLFAPLAGAFLGALLALFSVRYGVDQIIVGVVLNVLALGLTTFFFGTLMTQNQPLLNTNKYSLKPIKIPGLSEIPVIGPMLFNQSILVYIMYAAVILLAIFIFRSRWGLRLRACGEHPKAADTVGINVNRTRTINTIFASSLAGLGGAFFTIGSGLAFTNNISAGNGYIALAAMILGKWHPVGAMGAAVMFGFAQAVAQLIPSLHAGIPSDLVNMIPYIITIIAVAGFVGKSRPPAAENVPYLK; translated from the coding sequence GTGAGTGCTCAGACCAAAACTAACGCGCAGATCGTTGATCAGGACAACGTGCAAAAGCGCTTATCGTTCAAGATCCCGATCACGTTCGCGCTTGCAAGCATCCTGCTGATCTTCTTCGCCATCAGCGCCGACGGCGACACCCGGCTGCGCCTGAATGACCGCAGCCAGTCCATCAACATTGACGACATCACGATCAACGCGCCAAACGTACTCTGGGCATTCGCAGTGATCGCTCTCATTGGTACGGCCTGGTCGTTCTTCTCCACGTTCTCGCGCGGAAAGTACGGCCGAGTGGGCCGGATCATCGACGTCGTCGCCATGATCGTCGTCGGGCTGTTAACAGTGTTCGCGTTCCTCATCTTCGCTGGCGCGGGCTCGAGCGGCGCGGTCACCGTGACATCGACACTCGTGTCTACCGTGGCGATCTCCACCCCGCTGATTTTCGGCGCGCTGTCCGGCGTCGTCTCTGAACGAGTTGGCGTGATCAACATCAGCATTGAAGGCGAACTGCTCGCCGGCGCGTTCGCCGGTGTGATGGCGGCGTCGTTCTTCCAAAACGCCTACGTGGGCCTGCTGTTTGCCCCGCTCGCAGGCGCCTTCCTCGGAGCACTGCTCGCTCTGTTCTCGGTGCGCTACGGCGTGGACCAGATCATCGTCGGTGTAGTGCTCAACGTGCTGGCACTCGGTTTGACGACGTTCTTCTTCGGAACGCTCATGACCCAAAACCAGCCGCTGCTGAACACGAACAAGTATTCGCTCAAACCGATCAAGATTCCCGGCCTGTCCGAGATCCCGGTGATCGGGCCGATGCTGTTCAACCAGTCGATCCTCGTCTACATCATGTACGCTGCCGTGATCTTGCTTGCGATCTTCATTTTCCGCTCCCGCTGGGGCCTGCGCCTACGCGCCTGTGGTGAGCACCCGAAGGCTGCGGACACGGTAGGCATTAACGTCAACCGTACCCGCACGATCAATACGATCTTCGCCTCCAGCCTGGCCGGCTTGGGTGGTGCGTTCTTCACGATCGGCTCCGGCCTGGCGTTCACGAACAACATCTCCGCTGGCAACGGCTATATTGCACTGGCGGCCATGATCCTCGGAAAGTGGCATCCGGTGGGCGCGATGGGCGCCGCCGTCATGTTCGGCTTCGCACAGGCTGTCGCACAGTTGATCCCGTCGTTGCACGCGGGTATTCCGTCGGATCTGGTCAACATGATCCCGTACATTATTACGATCATCGCGGTGGCCGGCTTCGTCGGTAAGTCGCGCCCGCCGGCTGCGGAAAACGTTCCCTACCTGAAGTAG
- a CDS encoding BMP family lipoprotein encodes MNKFKKLAALAAAGALALSACSGGTKEDGASDYKACIVSDAGGWDDRSFNESAYNGLMAAKEELGIATGTAESQSDADFAPNVEAMVADGCNMIIGVGYLLEQPLEDAARANPDLHFGLVDSAFTDADNQPVTIDNARPLVFNTAEAAFLAGYLAAGMSKTGTVATFGGMQIPSVSIFMDGFVDGVKHYNETKGTDVKVLGWDKDKQVGAFTNSFDDQTLGKQQAQQFLDQGADVIMPVAGPVGLGAAAAIQETGNAYFIGVDSDWHETAPDYADLILTSVMKEISAAVQDTVKAGAEGNFSPESYIGTLENGGVGLAPYHELDSQVPDELKAEIDDLTEKIKSGEIKVESPNSPSA; translated from the coding sequence GTGAATAAATTCAAGAAGCTGGCCGCACTGGCAGCAGCTGGCGCTCTCGCACTGAGCGCGTGCTCCGGCGGCACGAAGGAAGACGGCGCATCCGACTACAAGGCATGCATCGTCTCCGACGCTGGCGGCTGGGACGACCGCTCGTTCAACGAGTCCGCATACAACGGGCTCATGGCAGCAAAAGAAGAGCTCGGCATTGCCACGGGCACGGCAGAATCGCAGTCGGATGCCGACTTCGCGCCGAACGTTGAAGCGATGGTTGCCGACGGCTGTAACATGATCATCGGCGTCGGCTACCTCCTGGAGCAACCGCTCGAAGATGCGGCTAGGGCGAACCCGGATCTGCACTTCGGTCTGGTTGATTCGGCGTTCACCGATGCTGACAACCAGCCAGTGACCATTGATAATGCGCGTCCGCTCGTGTTCAACACGGCAGAGGCAGCCTTCCTGGCCGGCTACCTCGCTGCGGGAATGAGCAAGACTGGCACGGTGGCCACGTTCGGCGGCATGCAGATTCCGTCCGTGTCGATCTTCATGGACGGCTTTGTCGACGGCGTCAAGCACTACAACGAGACCAAGGGCACGGACGTCAAGGTGCTCGGCTGGGACAAGGACAAGCAGGTTGGCGCGTTCACGAATTCCTTCGACGATCAGACGCTCGGCAAGCAGCAGGCACAGCAGTTCCTCGATCAGGGTGCTGACGTGATCATGCCGGTTGCTGGCCCGGTTGGTCTTGGCGCGGCAGCAGCGATCCAAGAAACCGGCAACGCCTACTTCATCGGTGTTGACTCCGATTGGCACGAGACGGCTCCGGACTACGCCGATCTGATTTTGACCTCGGTCATGAAGGAAATCTCGGCCGCGGTCCAAGACACGGTCAAGGCCGGTGCAGAGGGCAACTTCTCGCCCGAATCCTACATTGGCACGCTCGAGAACGGTGGCGTGGGCTTGGCTCCCTACCACGAGCTTGACAGCCAGGTTCCGGACGAGCTGAAGGCTGAAATCGATGACCTCACCGAGAAGATCAAGTCCGGTGAGATCAAGGTAGAATCGCCGAACTCGCCGTCGGCATAG
- a CDS encoding ABC transporter permease yields the protein MVYTGLRSGWLVSVLAVVIAFLIGAVLIAMTGASVTEAYYNMFRGAIFNPDGRTFAYQIKPLTDSLFYAIPLILGGLGLAFGFRAGLFNIGGAGQLIFGALAAAWVGFNYNMPPVVHTLVALLAGIVAGALYASIAGILKARTGANEVIVTIMLNSIAGLALSYILLQPAWQVPGTNFPKTPNVADSAALTPLLPPPFKLHAGIIIAILATIVFWWLLERSTFGFEVRAVGANPDAARTAGISVGKVTALTMIVSGSFLGLAGANEALGTIGYVSGNVAGNVGFDAITVALLGRNKPIGTFFAGLLFGAFKAGGYIMQNAGVPIDMILILQSTIVLLIAAPALVRWLFRLPAANNVTLRQFVTLQERGLEITPANVKALAEERGDEEPKVDAVAGSEGGER from the coding sequence ATGGTCTACACCGGGCTACGCTCAGGTTGGCTCGTGTCCGTGCTCGCCGTCGTTATCGCCTTCCTTATCGGCGCGGTGCTCATCGCCATGACGGGCGCATCCGTCACGGAAGCGTATTACAACATGTTCCGCGGGGCGATCTTTAACCCTGACGGGCGCACTTTCGCCTACCAGATCAAGCCGCTGACCGATTCGCTGTTCTATGCGATCCCGCTCATCTTGGGCGGCTTGGGCTTGGCGTTCGGCTTCCGTGCCGGGCTATTTAACATTGGTGGTGCCGGCCAGCTTATTTTCGGTGCGCTGGCTGCGGCCTGGGTGGGATTCAACTACAACATGCCGCCCGTGGTTCACACGCTCGTGGCACTGCTTGCCGGCATTGTTGCCGGCGCCCTATATGCCTCGATTGCGGGCATTTTGAAAGCGCGTACCGGGGCGAACGAAGTGATCGTGACGATCATGCTCAACTCGATCGCCGGGCTGGCTTTGAGCTACATCCTCTTGCAGCCAGCGTGGCAGGTTCCCGGCACGAACTTCCCGAAGACCCCGAACGTTGCAGACAGCGCAGCGCTCACACCGCTCCTTCCGCCGCCGTTTAAGTTGCACGCTGGAATCATCATCGCGATCTTGGCGACGATCGTGTTCTGGTGGCTGCTCGAACGGTCCACGTTCGGTTTCGAAGTTCGTGCGGTGGGCGCAAACCCGGATGCGGCACGTACGGCCGGCATTTCGGTTGGTAAGGTCACTGCGCTGACGATGATCGTCTCTGGTTCCTTCCTCGGCCTTGCCGGGGCTAACGAGGCGCTCGGCACGATCGGCTACGTGTCTGGAAACGTGGCCGGCAACGTCGGTTTCGACGCGATCACCGTGGCACTGCTCGGCCGGAACAAGCCGATCGGCACGTTCTTTGCCGGTTTGCTGTTCGGCGCGTTCAAAGCCGGTGGTTACATCATGCAAAATGCAGGCGTACCCATCGACATGATTCTTATCCTGCAGTCCACCATCGTGTTGCTGATCGCAGCCCCGGCGCTCGTTCGTTGGCTCTTCCGCCTTCCGGCAGCAAACAACGTGACGCTGCGTCAGTTCGTCACGCTACAAGAGCGCGGCCTCGAGATCACGCCAGCCAACGTGAAGGCGCTTGCCGAAGAACGCGGTGATGAAGAACCGAAAGTTGACGCCGTGGCCGGCTCCGAAGGAGGCGAACGCTAG